CATCGTCGTCTTCTCCGCCCACGGGGTCTCCCCGGCGGTCCACCAGGAGGCCGCCCGGCGCAGCCTCAAGACGATCGACGCCACCTGCCCCCTGGTGACCAAGGTGCACAACGAGGCCAAGCGCTTCGCCTCCCAGGACTACGACATCCTCCTCATCGGCCACGAGGGCCACGAGGAGGTCGAGGGCACCGCGGGCGAGGCGCCCGACCACGTCCAGCTCGTCGACGGCCTGCACTCGATCGACACCGTGCGGGTCAAGGACCCCGAGCGGCTCGTCTGGCTGTCGCAGACCACGCTGTCGGTGGACGAGACGACCGAGACGGTCTCCCGGCTCAAGGAGCGCTTCCCCAACCTGATCGACCCCCCGAGCGACGACATCTGCTACGCCACCCAGAACCGCCAGGTCGCGGTCAAGGAGATCGCCGCCCAGGCCCAGCTGGTCATCGTCGTCGGCTCGGAGAACTCCTCCAACTCCAAGCGGCTGGTCGAGGTCGCCCTCGACCACGGGGCCGACGCCTCATACCTGGTCGACGACGCCTCGCTCATTGACGACGCCTGGTTCGAGGGCGTCACCACGGTCGGCGTGACGAGCGGCGCCTCGGTGCCCGAAGAGCTCGTCGCCGAGGTCCTGGCCCGCCTCGCGCGCAACGGTTTCGCGGACGTCGAAGAGGTCGAGTCCGTCCACGAGAGCGTGCGCTTCGCGCTCCCGCACGAGCTGCGCAGGGACCTGCGCGCCACGGTCTGATCCTGATCACGCCGCTCCGACCGAGCGCCTCTTTCAGAAGGTCCCTCTCCTGAGGGACGCCGCCGTCAGGCGCCTCCCTCAGGAGATCCCCCTCACCCGAGGGAGGTCCCCTCACCCAAGGGGCCTCATCATCGGATGCCTCCCTCAGGAGATCCCCTCACCTGAGGAACCTCCGAGGGCCCCCGAGGGATCCCGCCACGGGTGGGGTCTCGCGCCCGGCCGTCACTGCCCCTCGCGCGGGGTGCCGTACACCTTGGGCTCGAAGTATCCCTCGGGCTCGGGGGCGAAGGCGGTGCCGTCGCCGCCACTCCTGGGCCGGGGCACCGAGGCCCTGGACGCCTTGAGCTCCTCGCGCAGCTCGCGGACGCAGCGGGTCAGGCCACGGCGCCAGGCGATGACCAGCACCAGGAACGAGCCGCCGAACAGCCACGGGGCTCCCTGCGACAGCGCGGTGTACATGCCCAGGCCGAAAGCCTGCACGGGCGTGGCCGCGAACAGGGATCGGACCGCCTCGATGAACGCGGTGGTCACGAAGAAGACCAGGGGCGGGGACACCACCAGCGAGAGCAGGTCCCGGCGGTTCACGAGCGACGCGGCGGCCACACAACCGGCCACGAACGCCGCCCCGGTCAGCGCCGCCACCCCCAGCAGCGCCTGCAGCACGCTGCCCACCAGCGTGGACGCCAGTACGAAGGCCAGCGCGCCCCGGACGGTCAGCCGGATGCCCGCGGCCCGGTCAAGCTCACTCATGCGATCACCCCGCCGGCCTGCTGCACGCCGCCTCGCTCGTCCACCACTTGCCCCCTTGACCCTTGCCCTCGCGGAACCTCGCGGGCCCCCGCGCGGTCGATCCCACCGTCTCCAGTGTCCGGCCGCCTGAGCCTTCGGGGAACAGTTTCTAGGGCAGGTCGTTGGCCAACCTACCGTTCAGGCGGGATACGGGAGGCGAGCTTGGCTCCTCTTGCGTGAGTAGTTCCGGTGAGGTCAGGGCGCGCGGCAGGTCCTCGACCGCCTGCGGGGTGTCCAGGTCCGTCTCGACCAGTCCCAGATCGTTCAGCTTGCGGGCGCTCACCAGCACCCGGGTCTCCAGCGAGCCGACCGTCCTGTTGTACGACTCCACGGCCCGACTCAGCGAGCGGCCCAGGGCGTCGACGTTGCGCCCCATGCTGCTCAGCCGCTCGTACAGCTCCTTGCCGACCTCGAAGATCGCTCGTGCGTTCTCGCTCAGCGCGGCCTGCTGCCAGGCGTACTGCGCGGTGCGGAGCATGGTGATCAGCGTGGTCGGCGTGGCGATGTGGACCCGCCGCCGCATGGCGTACTCCAGCAGGGCGGGGTCGCGTTCCAGCGCGGGGGCGAGGAACGCCTCGCCGGGGATGAACAGGATCATGAACTCCGGCGCCGGGCTGAACGCCTGCCAGTAGGGCTTCGAGGCCAGCCGGTCGACGTGGTCGCGCACGTGCCGGGCGTGGGCGTCGAGCCGGGCCGACTGGTGGTCGGGATCGGCCGACTCGGCGGCCTCCAGGTAGGCGGCGAGCGAGACCTTGGAGTCGACCACGATGTTCTTGCCGCCGGCCAGCCGCACGATCATGTCGGGGCGCAGGACGCCGTCCGGAGTGGTGACGCTCACCTGCTCGTCGAAGTCGCAGAACCGCTGCATACCGGCGATCTCGGCGACCCTGCGGAGCTGGAGCTCTCCCCACCGGCCCCTGGCCTCGGGCCGCTGCAGGGCCCGTACCAGCGAGCTCGTCTGGGCGCGGAGCTGTTCGTTGCTCTCGCGGACGACGTCGATGTGCTTGGCCAGCTCGGCGTGGGCGGCCCGCTGGCCCGTCTGGGTGTCGCGCAGCTGTGTCTCGACGCGGGCGAGAGTGTCCTTCAGCGGCTCGATCAGGTGCTCGACGGCCTGCTTGCGCTGCTCCAGCTCGCCGACGGCCTCGGCCCGGTTGGCGGCCAGCCTCGTCTCCGCCAGCTCCAGGAACCGCAGGTTGTTGACGTCGAGTGCTCGGCTCGACAGGGCCTGGAAGCGTTCGGAGAGCTGTCCCTCGATGTAGACGACCTTCTCTTCGGCGATCTTCGCGCGGGCCTCGGCGTCGGCCAGGCGCGCTGTGACGTCCACGGCTCCCGAGGCGGCACGCGCCCGGCCCAGCAGGAACCCGATCGCGAGTCCCGCGGCGAGGCCCACCGCGAGCTGGAAGGAGAGAGCCATGACATCCACCCCGGCATGATTCCAGGCCCGGCCACTCCTGGCGCGCCGACACGCTCCCGGACCGGAACCGGCCCCGTCCGTCCCCGTGACTCCCACCTGTGACCTGTCCGTGGCGGGTAGCAGTGGGTCATTCCGCGTAAACTCGGCTCACGTGAGCCTGAGCATCGGCATCGTCGGATTGCCCAACGTCGGCAAGTCAACGCTTTTCAACGCGCTGACGAAGACCGCCAACGCCCTGGCGGCGAACTATCCGTTCGCCACCATCGAGCCCAACGTGGGCATCGTCGGCGTTCCCGACCCGCGTCTTGAGAAGCTGGCCGAGATCTTCGGGTCCGCGAAGATCCTGCCGGCGAAGGTCGAGTTCGTCGACATCGCCGGCCTGGTCCGCGGCGCCTCGGAGGGACAGGGGCGAGGTAACCAGTTCCTCGCCAACATCCGTGACACCGACGCGATCTGCCAGGTCATCCGGGTCTTCAACGACCCCGACGTGACCCACGTGGACGGCGGCGTCGCCCCCGGCCGCGACATCGAGACGATCAACACCGAGCTGATCCTCGCCGACCTGCAAACCCTGGAGAAGGCGATCCCCCGCCTCCAGAAGGAGGCCAGGACCAACAAGGACCGCAAGGCCGCGCTCGACGCGGCGGAGGCGGCGTTCAAGCTCCTCGACGGCGGCACCACCCTGTACGCCGGGGCCAAGGGCGCGGGCATCGACCCGAAGGACCTGCGCGAGCTGCACCTGCTGACGGCCAAGCCGTTCCTGTACGTCTTCAACCTCGACGCCGACGAGCTGGTGGACGAGAAGCTTCGGGCACAGCTGTCGGCGCTCGTCGCACCGGCCGAGGCCGTCTTCCTCGACGCGAAGATCGAGTCCGAGCTCGTCGAGCTCGACGACGCCGAGGCGCTGGAGCTCCTGCAGTCCGTCGGCCAGGAGGAGTCGGGCCTGACCCAGCTGGCCAGGGTCGGCTTCGAGACCCTGGGCCTGCAGACCTACCTGACCGCCGGGCCCAAGGAGACCAGGGCCTGGACGATCCGCAAGGGCGCCACCGC
This region of Streptosporangium sp. NBC_01495 genomic DNA includes:
- a CDS encoding 4-hydroxy-3-methylbut-2-enyl diphosphate reductase, translating into MTSDTPATRRVLVAKPRGYCAGVDRAVQAVEKALEQYGAPIYVRKQIVHNTHVVRTLEQRGAIFVEETEQVPEGAIVVFSAHGVSPAVHQEAARRSLKTIDATCPLVTKVHNEAKRFASQDYDILLIGHEGHEEVEGTAGEAPDHVQLVDGLHSIDTVRVKDPERLVWLSQTTLSVDETTETVSRLKERFPNLIDPPSDDICYATQNRQVAVKEIAAQAQLVIVVGSENSSNSKRLVEVALDHGADASYLVDDASLIDDAWFEGVTTVGVTSGASVPEELVAEVLARLARNGFADVEEVESVHESVRFALPHELRRDLRATV
- a CDS encoding DUF6542 domain-containing protein; amino-acid sequence: MSELDRAAGIRLTVRGALAFVLASTLVGSVLQALLGVAALTGAAFVAGCVAAASLVNRRDLLSLVVSPPLVFFVTTAFIEAVRSLFAATPVQAFGLGMYTALSQGAPWLFGGSFLVLVIAWRRGLTRCVRELREELKASRASVPRPRSGGDGTAFAPEPEGYFEPKVYGTPREGQ
- a CDS encoding DNA recombination protein RmuC, whose product is MALSFQLAVGLAAGLAIGFLLGRARAASGAVDVTARLADAEARAKIAEEKVVYIEGQLSERFQALSSRALDVNNLRFLELAETRLAANRAEAVGELEQRKQAVEHLIEPLKDTLARVETQLRDTQTGQRAAHAELAKHIDVVRESNEQLRAQTSSLVRALQRPEARGRWGELQLRRVAEIAGMQRFCDFDEQVSVTTPDGVLRPDMIVRLAGGKNIVVDSKVSLAAYLEAAESADPDHQSARLDAHARHVRDHVDRLASKPYWQAFSPAPEFMILFIPGEAFLAPALERDPALLEYAMRRRVHIATPTTLITMLRTAQYAWQQAALSENARAIFEVGKELYERLSSMGRNVDALGRSLSRAVESYNRTVGSLETRVLVSARKLNDLGLVETDLDTPQAVEDLPRALTSPELLTQEEPSSPPVSRLNGRLANDLP
- the ychF gene encoding redox-regulated ATPase YchF — protein: MSLSIGIVGLPNVGKSTLFNALTKTANALAANYPFATIEPNVGIVGVPDPRLEKLAEIFGSAKILPAKVEFVDIAGLVRGASEGQGRGNQFLANIRDTDAICQVIRVFNDPDVTHVDGGVAPGRDIETINTELILADLQTLEKAIPRLQKEARTNKDRKAALDAAEAAFKLLDGGTTLYAGAKGAGIDPKDLRELHLLTAKPFLYVFNLDADELVDEKLRAQLSALVAPAEAVFLDAKIESELVELDDAEALELLQSVGQEESGLTQLARVGFETLGLQTYLTAGPKETRAWTIRKGATAPEAAGVIHTDFQRGFIKAEIVSFDELLETGSIASARQAGKARIEGKDYVMRDGDVVEFRFNV